In one Nostoc sp. KVJ3 genomic region, the following are encoded:
- a CDS encoding TauD/TfdA dioxygenase family protein, translating into MGYKHIEVKQVAGFIGAEISNVDLSRPLNNDQVKEIRKALLKWKVVFFRSQNIDHAAQVEFTSRFGEVTFAHPLGEPEPVPGFPQIKPVDRRLYEKQYGFRSGGPWHTDVTAAINPPAASILRAVNVPSFGGDTQWSNLVAAYEGLSAPLRALADTLKAEHRFNGGGYQPSNGKFTERIAVNPLVSIHPVVRVHPETGERALFINPGFTSHIIDVSPQESKLLLELFFNQITKPAYTTRFRWNNGDIAFWDNRATVHLAPQDLDHLDVERLLYRTTITGDVPVGVDGFRSQVVQGEVFSAEVPTVFKQKADKLEAQPVLS; encoded by the coding sequence ATGGGCTACAAGCATATTGAAGTCAAACAAGTAGCTGGTTTCATTGGTGCTGAAATCAGTAACGTGGATCTTTCGCGTCCTCTGAATAACGATCAAGTCAAAGAAATTCGTAAAGCATTATTGAAATGGAAAGTTGTGTTCTTTCGTAGTCAGAACATCGATCATGCTGCCCAAGTTGAGTTCACATCTCGTTTTGGCGAAGTGACTTTTGCACATCCTCTCGGAGAACCTGAGCCAGTACCGGGATTTCCGCAGATTAAACCCGTAGACCGTAGACTCTATGAAAAGCAGTATGGTTTTCGCAGTGGAGGCCCCTGGCACACAGATGTAACGGCCGCTATTAATCCACCAGCAGCGTCAATTTTACGTGCAGTTAATGTTCCTAGCTTCGGTGGTGACACTCAGTGGAGTAATCTAGTTGCAGCTTATGAGGGTTTGTCAGCACCTCTACGGGCGCTAGCAGACACATTAAAAGCGGAACATCGCTTTAATGGAGGTGGATATCAGCCCAGCAACGGCAAATTCACCGAGCGCATTGCTGTTAATCCCCTAGTTTCAATCCACCCAGTCGTTAGGGTTCATCCTGAAACTGGTGAGCGGGCATTGTTCATTAACCCAGGCTTTACTTCGCACATTATTGACGTGTCGCCACAAGAAAGCAAGCTGCTGCTTGAGTTGTTCTTCAACCAAATCACCAAACCTGCTTACACCACCCGTTTCCGCTGGAATAATGGTGATATCGCCTTCTGGGATAACCGCGCCACTGTGCATTTAGCTCCTCAAGATTTGGATCATTTGGATGTTGAGCGTTTGTTGTATCGCACCACCATTACTGGCGATGTTCCAGTTGGAGTTGATGGTTTCCGCTCTCAAGTGGTTCAAGGTGAGGTGTTCAGCGCAGAAGTACCAACGGTCTTTAAGCAAAAAGCTGACAAACTAGAAGCACAACCAGTACTTTCGTAA
- a CDS encoding RluA family pseudouridine synthase yields MVVLYALSDFIDCNFAVSDLSISYWYEGRCLQTGDRLKLPRTSMSEAIAHALMQQLANNDYYSREGKMYGILLVELPNGEQKVLKAFSGLLNGCSVVEGWVMPIPGRDEVALKETCTVARLDAIKQEILSLKQLTERQQYQTLSDEFEQQLQAMSDRHRRCKQQRQEKRQQICNTLPPETLSIALEELDEESRQQGIERRQLKRQQNEVLQPLQELIAATDARISELKQQRKALSRQLQAQMHATYSLTNFSGRSRSLQQLMPGGLPTGTGDCCAPKLLHYAATHNLKPLAMAEFWWGASSVNQDKIQGEFYGACIERCQPLMGFLLSGLKPISIPNRNRNFHTTTSLFTTKAEIPILYEDEWLIAVNKPAALLSVPGRYRDRQDSVLSRLRHLLPDGMMLASVHRLDQETSGILLLARDRQTHRQLSQQFQQHQVYKLYEALLSGAVTVDQGTIELPLWGDPENRPYQKVDWQRGKSSLTQFQVIAREQDYTRVEFTPLTGRTHQLRVHAADGRGLGVTILGDRLYGCDAVTSRLHLHARELRFEHPQLEKTLHLQAITPF; encoded by the coding sequence ATGGTAGTTCTGTATGCACTTTCAGATTTCATCGACTGTAATTTTGCTGTCAGTGATTTATCTATAAGTTATTGGTACGAGGGGCGTTGTCTTCAAACTGGCGATCGCTTAAAGTTACCCCGCACCTCAATGTCTGAAGCGATCGCTCACGCACTAATGCAACAACTTGCTAACAATGACTATTATTCTCGTGAAGGCAAGATGTACGGAATACTATTGGTTGAACTACCTAATGGCGAACAAAAAGTACTAAAAGCCTTTTCCGGTCTTTTGAATGGTTGTAGTGTAGTTGAGGGTTGGGTAATGCCAATTCCAGGACGAGACGAAGTTGCTTTAAAAGAAACCTGTACTGTAGCACGGTTAGACGCGATTAAACAGGAAATTCTTAGTCTAAAGCAACTAACTGAACGTCAGCAGTATCAAACTTTGTCTGATGAATTTGAGCAACAGTTACAAGCAATGAGCGATCGCCATCGCCGTTGTAAACAGCAACGACAGGAAAAACGTCAACAAATCTGCAATACACTCCCTCCAGAAACACTCAGTATTGCCCTTGAAGAACTTGACGAAGAGAGTCGTCAGCAGGGAATTGAGCGACGACAACTTAAACGTCAACAAAATGAGGTATTACAGCCTCTCCAGGAGTTAATTGCAGCAACGGATGCGCGAATTAGTGAACTGAAACAACAGCGTAAAGCTTTATCCCGTCAATTACAAGCTCAGATGCACGCTACCTACAGCCTGACTAATTTTTCTGGGCGATCGCGATCGTTACAGCAATTGATGCCAGGAGGTTTACCCACTGGTACTGGAGACTGTTGTGCTCCAAAATTACTGCATTATGCAGCAACACATAATTTAAAACCGCTAGCAATGGCAGAATTTTGGTGGGGTGCGTCTTCAGTAAATCAGGATAAAATTCAGGGAGAATTTTATGGTGCATGTATTGAAAGATGTCAGCCATTAATGGGGTTTTTGCTCTCAGGCTTGAAACCTATATCAATCCCTAATAGGAATAGGAATTTTCACACAACTACCTCACTGTTCACCACCAAAGCAGAGATCCCCATTCTTTATGAAGACGAATGGCTGATTGCAGTAAACAAACCTGCTGCACTACTTTCAGTACCTGGCCGTTATCGCGATCGCCAAGATAGTGTCTTGAGTCGCTTACGTCATCTGTTACCGGATGGGATGATGCTTGCATCTGTGCATCGTCTAGATCAAGAAACTTCTGGGATTTTGTTGTTAGCACGCGATCGGCAAACTCATCGACAACTCAGCCAACAATTTCAGCAACACCAGGTTTACAAGCTTTATGAAGCCCTACTTTCCGGTGCTGTAACAGTTGACCAAGGTACAATTGAATTGCCATTGTGGGGAGATCCTGAAAATCGCCCTTATCAAAAAGTTGATTGGCAGCGCGGTAAATCCAGCTTGACACAATTCCAGGTAATAGCAAGGGAACAAGATTACACTCGCGTAGAATTTACGCCACTAACAGGACGTACCCATCAATTGAGGGTTCATGCGGCTGATGGGCGAGGACTGGGGGTAACTATTTTAGGCGATCGCCTTTATGGATGCGATGCAGTTACCAGTCGGTTACATTTGCACGCTAGGGAACTTCGCTTCGAGCATCCGCAGTTAGAAAAAACTCTTCATTTGCAAGCGATTACGCCTTTTTAA
- a CDS encoding aliphatic sulfonate ABC transporter substrate-binding protein encodes MNQFKKFLFLLPQHSINSLNALLVGTFWLGLAISGCAPSNSANTNTTAKTVSNQTQEKTSLIRLGYQKGGVVPIARQRGELEKRLAAENIKVEWAGPFDRCATLLQAISANQADIGGCGDIPGLSAIAAGQELCIGAVQRPRPESLASAIVVRGDSPIRKPADLIGKKVAVNQAGAGEYLLLKVLEKEKIPKEKVQRVFLAPTDAAPALYQGTVDAWAVWEPYVSIAELEHGARRITTTHPAPTYGVMLVRNEAAAKSSEAVKAAFSGLTKEYDWLNANTAKSAEFLVKDIKISPAVAKRVTENQGPQLLVTPNADDVAKIQKTADWMLEQKILPKKVDVAATICPTAK; translated from the coding sequence TTGAATCAGTTCAAAAAGTTCTTATTTTTATTGCCACAACACTCAATCAATTCTCTTAATGCTTTATTGGTTGGCACTTTCTGGCTAGGTTTAGCTATTTCTGGCTGCGCTCCAAGTAACTCTGCAAATACTAATACCACTGCCAAAACTGTTAGTAACCAGACTCAAGAGAAAACCAGCTTGATTCGCCTGGGATACCAAAAAGGAGGTGTAGTACCAATTGCCCGTCAACGAGGAGAGTTAGAAAAGAGGCTGGCGGCTGAGAATATTAAAGTTGAATGGGCTGGCCCTTTTGACAGATGTGCTACCTTACTCCAGGCAATTAGCGCTAATCAAGCTGATATAGGCGGGTGTGGAGACATCCCAGGGTTGTCAGCGATCGCCGCCGGTCAGGAGCTTTGCATTGGTGCTGTCCAGCGTCCCAGACCGGAATCATTGGCCAGTGCGATCGTAGTCCGTGGCGATTCTCCCATCCGTAAACCTGCTGACCTTATAGGTAAAAAAGTTGCAGTCAATCAGGCTGGTGCAGGTGAGTATCTGTTATTAAAAGTATTGGAAAAAGAGAAGATTCCTAAAGAAAAAGTTCAGCGTGTCTTTTTAGCTCCAACTGATGCTGCACCCGCCCTCTACCAAGGAACTGTAGACGCTTGGGCAGTTTGGGAACCTTATGTTTCAATTGCCGAACTAGAGCATGGCGCGAGGAGAATCACTACAACCCATCCAGCCCCTACCTACGGTGTAATGCTTGTCCGTAATGAGGCTGCGGCTAAATCTTCAGAGGCAGTAAAAGCAGCTTTTAGCGGTTTAACCAAGGAATACGATTGGTTAAATGCAAATACAGCAAAATCAGCAGAATTTCTAGTTAAGGACATCAAAATTTCCCCAGCCGTAGCCAAGCGGGTAACTGAGAATCAAGGGCCACAGCTACTTGTCACACCGAATGCTGATGATGTTGCCAAAATTCAGAAGACTGCTGACTGGATGCTAGAGCAAAAGATTCTACCGAAAAAGGTGGATGTTGCTGCAACTATCTGCCCCACGGCTAAGTAG
- a CDS encoding LLM class flavin-dependent oxidoreductase: MPIEFIGMIGTRQISELDSPTVSITGGSIDAAYVRKFAKAHEDGGFDRVLVGYGSTGPDGLTVASFAAAATERLKFLIAHRPGFVAPTLFARKTATLDHFTNGRIAVHIITGGSDAEQQRDGDWLDHDTRYRRTDEYLDIVRRVWVSSTPFDYEGEFYRVKDAYSDVKPLQQPHIPLYFGGASGAAVPVGAKHSDVYAMWGEPLAAIKERIREVKAVTPPGRSPRFSVSLRPILGDTEAKAWERAHSILSRVKEIRAAKTENQLPITPYFNSARPQAVGSSRLLQFAQESEIFDKRLWTPIAAATGAYGNTTALVGTPEQVAESLVDYYDAGVTTLLIRGFDPLEDAIAYGRDVIPLVRAEVQRRERQAAVIA, translated from the coding sequence ATGCCGATTGAATTTATTGGAATGATTGGAACGCGTCAAATATCTGAGTTAGATAGTCCGACAGTTTCGATTACGGGCGGTTCTATAGATGCCGCTTATGTTCGTAAGTTTGCTAAAGCACATGAGGATGGTGGCTTTGATCGAGTATTAGTTGGTTATGGTTCAACTGGCCCCGATGGCTTAACTGTGGCATCATTTGCAGCGGCGGCAACAGAACGGTTGAAGTTTTTAATCGCCCACCGCCCTGGTTTTGTGGCTCCAACGCTCTTTGCACGTAAGACGGCAACTTTGGATCATTTTACTAATGGTCGCATTGCCGTACACATTATTACAGGTGGCAGTGATGCCGAACAGCAACGTGATGGTGATTGGCTTGACCATGACACTCGCTATCGCCGTACAGATGAATATCTTGACATTGTGCGCCGAGTATGGGTAAGTAGTACTCCCTTCGACTATGAGGGCGAATTCTACCGGGTGAAAGATGCTTATTCAGACGTGAAGCCTCTACAACAACCCCACATACCCCTGTACTTTGGCGGTGCTTCTGGTGCAGCAGTGCCTGTGGGTGCAAAGCATAGTGATGTGTACGCAATGTGGGGAGAACCTCTTGCGGCGATTAAGGAACGGATACGCGAAGTAAAAGCCGTAACACCACCAGGGCGATCGCCACGTTTTAGTGTATCTTTGCGGCCAATTTTGGGTGATACTGAAGCCAAAGCTTGGGAACGGGCGCACTCAATTCTGTCGCGTGTTAAGGAAATTCGGGCGGCAAAAACAGAAAATCAATTGCCGATAACTCCCTACTTTAATTCAGCACGTCCGCAAGCAGTAGGTTCTAGTCGTTTATTACAGTTTGCCCAAGAAAGCGAAATTTTTGATAAGCGGTTGTGGACTCCAATTGCTGCCGCTACTGGTGCTTATGGTAATACTACCGCCTTGGTTGGTACGCCGGAGCAAGTAGCAGAATCCCTTGTGGATTACTATGATGCTGGGGTAACTACTCTATTGATTCGGGGCTTTGATCCATTAGAAGATGCGATCGCTTACGGTCGTGATGTAATTCCCCTAGTCCGGGCAGAGGTGCAACGACGGGAGCGACAAGCAGCTGTTATTGCTTAG
- a CDS encoding RRXRR domain-containing protein, translating into MTKVLILDANQQPLYPVRISHARLLLSQGKATVFQRYPFTIILKESLSHLKLEQLGFKIRPNIKIIRSS; encoded by the coding sequence ATGACTAAAGTATTGATTCTCGATGCCAACCAACAACCGTTGTATCCAGTACGCATCAGCCATGCTAGGCTGCTATTGTCACAAGGTAAAGCTACCGTATTCCAACGATATCCCTTTACTATTATTCTCAAGGAGTCTCTGTCTCATCTAAAACTTGAGCAACTTGGCTTCAAAATTCGCCCTAACATTAAAATAATTCGTAGTTCGTAA
- a CDS encoding class II aldolase/adducin family protein: MSRYDRPQPPIFERVEDERLHRKQRLAAAFRLFGKFGFSEGIAGHITARDPEFTDHFWVNPLGTYFGHIRVSDLLLVNREGEVVKGDAQVNRAAFAIHSQIHEARPDVIAAAHAHSLYGKAWSSLGRLLDPLTQDSCAFYEDHSLFDDFTGVVLELSEGQRLAEALGPKKAIILRNHSILTVGHTVDEAAFWYISLERSCQAQLLAEAAGRPTIIKHETARLTQTQVGSHTSGWFGFQPLYDRIVREEPDFLN, translated from the coding sequence ATGTCCAGGTATGATCGACCACAACCCCCGATATTCGAGCGAGTTGAAGACGAACGTCTCCACCGCAAGCAACGCCTAGCCGCAGCTTTTCGCCTATTTGGTAAATTTGGTTTCAGCGAGGGAATCGCAGGCCATATTACGGCTCGCGATCCAGAGTTTACAGACCATTTTTGGGTCAATCCATTAGGAACATACTTCGGTCATATCCGAGTTTCTGACTTGCTCTTAGTTAACAGAGAAGGTGAGGTGGTTAAAGGCGATGCTCAGGTGAATCGAGCGGCTTTCGCCATCCATTCTCAGATTCATGAAGCTCGACCTGATGTGATCGCAGCGGCTCACGCTCATTCACTTTATGGCAAAGCCTGGTCTAGTTTGGGTCGTCTCCTTGACCCCTTGACTCAAGATTCCTGTGCTTTTTACGAAGACCATTCACTATTTGACGATTTCACAGGTGTGGTTTTAGAACTTTCTGAAGGTCAACGACTGGCGGAAGCTTTGGGGCCCAAGAAAGCCATAATTTTACGTAATCACAGTATTTTAACTGTGGGACATACGGTAGATGAAGCCGCTTTTTGGTACATTAGCTTAGAGCGATCGTGCCAAGCTCAACTACTGGCAGAAGCTGCTGGTAGACCAACTATTATCAAACACGAAACAGCCCGCTTAACACAAACTCAAGTAGGGTCGCATACAAGTGGATGGTTTGGTTTCCAGCCCCTTTACGATAGGATTGTGCGCGAAGAACCTGATTTCCTAAATTAG
- a CDS encoding sulfonate ABC transporter substrate-binding protein has product MINLIFRRLIAKWISLIKFRNIPFNNQHKLFSSSVLPISGAFVTGLYLSVLFAACSSPSTVNSSNPSAAPQGNSASGKATVVRFGYQKSNILLRNKGVLEKRLSPDGISVEWIEFPAGPQLLEAMNVGSIDFGHVGESPPVFAQAAGASLTYVAGIVSSPAGSAILVPQNSSIQKLTDLKGKKVAFQKGSSAHLLLVQALEKAGLKYTDIEPKYLPPADARAAFVKGSVDAWVIWDPFYASAQEGTKARVLIDGTGINKQGGYYLTTRKFVNENPQTVKAVLEEIQNLEEWSKKHREEVAQTLSSVLAIDIATMRKATNRRNFGIVPIDDNLINLQQKVADTYYELKLIPKKVNVRDGVLTKEQYAAFSPKV; this is encoded by the coding sequence ATGATTAACCTAATCTTTCGCCGTTTGATTGCCAAGTGGATATCGTTGATAAAATTCAGGAATATCCCTTTTAACAACCAACACAAATTATTCTCTTCTTCTGTTTTGCCAATTTCTGGGGCTTTTGTGACAGGACTTTATTTGAGCGTGCTATTTGCTGCCTGTTCATCGCCATCGACTGTTAATTCTTCTAATCCTAGTGCTGCGCCTCAAGGTAATTCTGCTTCTGGCAAAGCCACAGTAGTAAGATTTGGCTATCAAAAATCGAATATTTTGCTGAGAAACAAAGGTGTCTTAGAAAAGCGTTTGTCACCAGATGGTATATCTGTAGAATGGATAGAATTTCCGGCGGGGCCACAATTACTAGAAGCTATGAATGTGGGGAGTATTGACTTCGGACATGTAGGAGAATCACCGCCAGTATTTGCCCAAGCTGCGGGAGCATCATTAACTTATGTGGCTGGTATTGTTTCTAGTCCTGCTGGTTCAGCAATTCTTGTTCCTCAGAATTCTTCAATTCAAAAACTTACTGACTTGAAAGGCAAAAAAGTTGCTTTTCAAAAAGGATCTAGTGCCCACTTATTGTTAGTCCAAGCTTTAGAGAAAGCAGGATTAAAATATACAGATATTGAACCTAAATATTTACCACCTGCTGATGCTCGTGCTGCATTTGTTAAGGGTAGTGTAGATGCGTGGGTGATTTGGGATCCTTTCTATGCATCGGCTCAAGAAGGAACTAAAGCCAGAGTTCTGATTGATGGAACAGGAATTAATAAACAGGGAGGATATTATTTGACGACGCGCAAATTTGTTAATGAAAATCCCCAAACGGTGAAGGCAGTTTTAGAAGAAATTCAAAATCTTGAAGAATGGTCTAAAAAGCATCGAGAAGAGGTAGCACAAACTCTATCATCTGTGCTAGCAATCGACATAGCAACAATGAGAAAAGCTACGAATAGGCGAAATTTTGGAATTGTGCCAATTGATGATAATCTGATTAATTTGCAACAAAAGGTTGCTGATACATATTATGAGTTAAAGCTAATTCCAAAAAAAGTTAATGTCAGAGATGGAGTGCTAACAAAAGAGCAATATGCTGCATTTTCACCAAAGGTTTAG